The segment CTTGAACGTGACTCAGCCATTGCACGACTACGGCGTGGAAATGGCCGCAGCCCACACGGATATTTGTGGCTACATCTTCATGCAAAAGTCGCCCTCATGCGGCCTGGAGCGGGTCAAGGTGTATCAGGACGGCGGCCGTCCCGCAGAGTTGAGCGGCCGTGGCATTTACGCTCAAGCGTTCTGTGACGCCCATCCCGACTTGCCTGTGGAGGAAGACGGTCGATTGAATGATCCGGTGTTGCGCGAGAACTTCATGACCCGGGTTTATGCCTACAGCGCCTGGCAGGCCCTGCTCAAACAGGGCGTCACCCGCCGCTCACTGACCGAATTTCACGCCTGCTACAAATACCAGCTGATGGCCCATCACCCGGTGCAGTACAAAACCCTGGGCAATTTGCTCGGCAGTCTTGGCAAGCAAGATCCGCGAGCCATTGCACCGCAGTACTTCAGCGAGCTGATGAAAGCGCTGAAAAAATGCGCGACCCGGCGCACCCACACCAACGTGCTGCAACACATCAGCGGCTACCTCAAACAATCCATCAGCCCCGAAGACAAGCAGGAAGTTCAGCAGCTGATTGGCCAGTACCTGCACGGCATCGTGCCGCTGGTGGTGCCCCTGACCCTGCTCAAGCATCACTTTCGCCTGCACCCGCACCCTTACATCTCGCGCCAGGTTTACCTGCAGCCGCATCCGGAAGACCTCAGCCTGCGCAATGCCATCTGACCATGAATGATGACCTGATCATGTCCAATACCCCTGACACGGACTACAGCCAGGCACTGGCTGAAGGCTGGTTGCCCATTCGTGAAGTCTCGCGCATCACCGGTGTGAATGCCGTGACCTTGCGTGCCTGGGAGCGACGTTATGGCCTGATCGTGCCGCACCGCACGGCCAAGGGCCATCGTCTGTTTTCCAGCGAGCATATCCAGCGTATTCAGCACATTTTGTTGTGGCTCAATCGCGGCGTGTCGGTCAGCCAGATCAAACCGCTGCTCAACACCCCCTCGACTCCCGCCGTAACGCCCGACAGCGACTGGCAGGTGTGGCGCCAAACCATGATTGAGTCCATCAGTGAACTGGCCGAGCGCCGCCTGGATGATTGCTTCAATCAGGCAATGTCGCTCTACCCTGCTCGCCCGCTCTGCGAACAACTGCTGGTGCCGCTGCTCAACGATCTGGAGCAACGCTGGCAAGGGCAATTCGGCGCGCAACTGGAGCGTGTGTTTTTCCACTCCTGGTTACGCAGCAAACTGGGGGCCCGGATTTATCACAACAACCGCTCGCTCAAGGGCGCACCGGTCTTGCTGATCAACCATTCCGACCTGCCGTTCGAGCCACAGCTGTGGCTGACCGCCTTGCTGGTCAGCAGCAGTCACTGTGCGGTCGAGGTGTTCGACGCGCCTTTACCCAACGGTGAACTGGGCCTGGCGGTGGAACATTTAAAACCCCGTGCAGTGGTGCTGTATTCCAGCAAAACCCTTAACACCCAAGTACTGCCCAGGCTACTGAGCGGCATTGAATGCCCGATCCTGATTGCCGGACCAACGGTAAGCATCCATTTCGATCTGTTGTCCGTAACTACAACCGAGATCGCAGGATTGTACCTGGCCCACGACCCGGTAGAGGCCCATCAACGCCTCAGCCAACTTGGCCTTTTATAGCAAGGAATTGACATGCAACTGATCTGGCTGCGCAGCGACTTGCGCCACTACGACAACACCGCCCTGAGCGCCGCAGCCAAACGCGGACCGACCGTGGCCGTGTACCTCATCAGCCCCGAGCAATGGCTGGCCCACGATGATGCGCCGTGCAAAGTTGATTTCTGGCTGCGCAACCTGCGCACCTTGAGTGACAGTCTGCAGCAGCTCAACATCCCGCTGCTGATCCGCACCGCTCCGGCATGGGATCAGGCGCCTGCAGTGCTGCTTGAACTGTGCCAGCAGCTCGGGATTCAGGCCGTCCACACCAATCAGGAATACGGCATCAACGAAACCCGTCGCGACCAGGAGGTGGCTCGGACTCTTGAAGCCCAGGGCATCGAGTTTCACAGCTACCTCGACCAATTACTGTTCCAGCCGGGCAGCATCCTGACGCAATCGGGCTCGTACTTTCAGGTCTTCAGCCAGTTCCGCAGGATCTGCTACAACCGCCTGCACATGGCCTTGCCACAGATTGTGGCCAGGCCTGACAGCCAGGCACCGCTGAACATCGAGCCCGATAGCATTCCAGAATCGGTCAGCGGATTTGCTACACCCAGCCAAACGTTGCGAGCGCTCTGGCCAGCAGGCGAGAAAGAGGCTCAGCAGCGC is part of the Pseudomonas sp. ML2-2023-3 genome and harbors:
- a CDS encoding DUF523 and DUF1722 domain-containing protein, translating into MASTVPARHKPKIAISACLLGAEVRFNGGHKESRLCSQTLSQHFEFVPLCPEVAIGLGIPRQPVRLVGNPAQPQAVGTVDRTLNVTQPLHDYGVEMAAAHTDICGYIFMQKSPSCGLERVKVYQDGGRPAELSGRGIYAQAFCDAHPDLPVEEDGRLNDPVLRENFMTRVYAYSAWQALLKQGVTRRSLTEFHACYKYQLMAHHPVQYKTLGNLLGSLGKQDPRAIAPQYFSELMKALKKCATRRTHTNVLQHISGYLKQSISPEDKQEVQQLIGQYLHGIVPLVVPLTLLKHHFRLHPHPYISRQVYLQPHPEDLSLRNAI
- a CDS encoding MerR family transcriptional regulator, with product MNDDLIMSNTPDTDYSQALAEGWLPIREVSRITGVNAVTLRAWERRYGLIVPHRTAKGHRLFSSEHIQRIQHILLWLNRGVSVSQIKPLLNTPSTPAVTPDSDWQVWRQTMIESISELAERRLDDCFNQAMSLYPARPLCEQLLVPLLNDLEQRWQGQFGAQLERVFFHSWLRSKLGARIYHNNRSLKGAPVLLINHSDLPFEPQLWLTALLVSSSHCAVEVFDAPLPNGELGLAVEHLKPRAVVLYSSKTLNTQVLPRLLSGIECPILIAGPTVSIHFDLLSVTTTEIAGLYLAHDPVEAHQRLSQLGLL